Within Planctomyces sp. SH-PL62, the genomic segment CGACGAGGGGCGGGGGTCATACGTAGGGCCTCCGGTGCGTAACAGGGCAAGCCCGCGGAGTCATGACCGCGGGCTTACTCTACTTCGAACGTCCGCACCTGCGGACTTGAAGATGGTCGCCCTTACGGACCTCCCCGCTTCTGCGTGCCCGATCACATGCGTAGAGGCTTGGACGTGAAGCCGCCCCCGCCGCTCGGCTTCGGTGCCGGGTTTTCGATCATGTCGACGATCGCGTCGTAGCCCTGGGTGGTGTCGATCGTCCGGCCGGTCTTCAACTCGATGAGCGCCAAGTGGGGGCCGCGTTGATGAACCGCGGCGATCGAATCGACACTTATATATACTTTGCTGCCGTCGGTGTTCCGCTCGATGACGGTGATGAACATGGCCGGCCCCTCGGTCCCGTGAAACGTCGTGGAACGCGGGGCCGATTGTAAGGCTAGGCGACGTTCCATGCGAGGCGCCCGGTCAGCCGGTCTCGCGGGCCTCGGTCCGCCCCTCGGCGACTAGCCGCCGGAACAAGGCGGTCAGGAACCTTTCCGCCCGGTCGCCGATGCCTGGACAGCGGCTCTCGCGGTTGCCCGCGATGTTCAGGACCGCGATGGGGTGGACGTCGAGCCATTCGACGACGTGCCCCACGGTGGTCAGCCCAAGCGTGCCGACCATCCAGGTTCGCCCGTGGGCCTCGGCCGCCGCGAGGGTCGCCCGGTATCCCGCAGAACCGCCGGGACCGAGCCAGAGCGTCCCATCGGAATCGCGGACGTTCGCCCGGGTCCGCTCGACGTAATCGGCCGCGGCGGTCGCCTGGAGCCCGTACAGGTCCGCCAGGTCGGGCCGCGGGCCCGCTTCGGTCAGGCACCGCCTCGGCATCCATCCGCCGGTCGCGATACCCGCGGCGCGGGCGGCGCGCAAGGCCGCCTGATCGACGCCCGTCTGCCCCCCCGAGACCACCTTTCGGAGCCTGGCCATGGTCCGCCCCGGTTCCGTGGAACGTCGTGGAACGCGGGTCCGATTATAACGCCGCGCCGCCGGATCGGCCCAATTCGGGCTCAACAACCCATAAACAATCGCCGTGGTGGCATAATATGGATTATCAGTCGGACATATTTACAAATTTATATTATGTTGGATTTTCGCCGCCGTCCAGCCGAAGAGGCCGCGTCGAGGGTGACGCGTGAGGGCCAGCGGCAAACTTGAATGCTTGTTTCATGAATGCGTGCAAGCAACTAAAAGCATCCATGCACTGTGTCTTTAAGACAACAGGTGTTGTCTAACTAATCTTGAATCGTTGGGGGCCATTTCTGGATAAGCCGTGATTCTGGCCAAAATCTCACGTCCACGAGCTTGTTCTCCAATCCGCAATCTCATTTAGCCACGCGGAAGAAAAACCGTTTGCGTTTTTTGGAAAGGTATCCCATGTTGACACCCTGGACGCCGGCGTGGCCTAACGCCTAAAGGTCCACATAGTCCAAAGACACAGAGGAGCCGAACGAGGGCCTAATCTCGTTCGACCTCTCTGTGGGGTTTCCCTCGCCTGTCAGATGAAAGGAGAACCCTTGCCCCGGAAAAACCGGAGACGGCGCGGATCGGCTGCACGATCTCGCCGAAAGCGACGCCAGAAGCGTCGCGGGAGCGTCTGCCGACGCTCCGCTCGTCACGACCGCCAGTCGGCCAAGCCTTCTGAGAGGTTTGACCGAAGTGCAGGCGTTGCGGTTCCTCAAGGAAATACCGCAGCGGCCCGTGATTGTCCATTCGAAAACCCGAGCACGCAACCGGATGGCAAATTTGCCACGTCGAAGGTGCTCCGGTGGGTCGCCGCTATCGCGGCGACCTGGGGTATCCGCAAGGGCTTGGATTGGCTCTGGGGTTGGCTTGTCAGCCACAGTGACGACATCCAGCCGGTTGACGCCTAGCCTCGGCGCGGACCTCTTTTGAATGTGCTGCAATAAAACAACAGCCGGGCTCTTGGCAGGGCCCGGCTGTTTGCCGTCATACTGCGTCGCTCTCATCTCGTTGACGCCTGACAGCCGGGCGATCATGGGGACGGTCATCCCCTGTTTCTGACGGGCGGCCCCCACAGGTCGCGACGCAGGGCCGCCCGCTCCGACCCCGTCATGCCCGGCCGGAATCAAGCCGATGCGGCGTCGCCCTCGTAGATGACCTCGTATTCGTTCAAGTGCTCCTGAATCAGCGATTCGACGATCTCCGATCGCGAACGGCTTTCCATGACGGCCGTGACGCCGAGCTTCATCAGGGAGCCCGGCGACAGCGTGAAGGACATCTTCCGGAAGCCGCCTTCGGCGGGAAGGCCGTCGGGGCGACGCGAGTCCTGAGACGCCGGGGCGAGAACATCAGCCATCGGGAACGACCCTCGCGACATCGAAGAATAAGCAGGGTTAAAGACGACGAATCCTTTTATCGTCCCCGCGACGTCGCCGCTTCAAAGAAACCCGCCCCGAGTTCGTCGTATCGCACGGCAAACCAGGGGGTTACGTCGACTAGTCGACTTGTCCCCAGGTCGATTAGTCGACCTGGCATCGATCACGCCGCTTCGCTTTCATGCCGTCGCGGCCAGGGCTTCCCACGCGCCGCGCGTTCTCACCAATGCCCATCCGGGCAACGCTCGGCCGCGCCCCACGGCTTGACCGACGCGAGGCACCCGCACCGGAAACACCGATCCTGCGCCGCGTCGTACTGATTCGTGGGGCAAGCCCGGCAGATCGCCCGGCGGCGGTCGTATTCCTCGCGCGGGACGGTCGCCAGCCCCGACGCGACGAACCGCGCGGCCGCGCCCGCCAGGTTGCCGGCCTGGGTCGCGAGCGAGGGGTAGGCGGGGGGCTCGACGAGCGGCATGGCGTAGGAGGAGGAGGGGAGGCCCCGCAGTTCGACGTCCGATTCGCCGCGATCGAAGCAAGCCAGGCAACGGAGCGTTTCGACCGGGCCGCCGTGCTTGGCGCATCCGCCGCCCGCGAGCGATCGGCAGTCGCCCAGCGAGGCGACCACGTCGGGGCGCTCGCGGTAGGCCGCGAGGACGGCCGCGTCCGATAAGTCGATCATGACCACGTGAACCCCGTGCAATCGTTCCACGTCCAGAATCCGCACCCCGTGACGAACGTTCGAAGCGTCGGGTGGCGGCTTGAAATGACCCAATTGGGGGTCGTCCCGAACGGGACGACGATTCGGGCTTCTCCCGCAAACCAACCGACGCCCGATCCCGTCACCGCCGACCCAAGGAACGTCATCGACGAGTCGTAAGCGGAGACCGTTATTCCGCTCGTCGCCGGCCCGCACAGGGTGCCGACGTCCGAGGAGTTGAGCCGCATCGTCAACGTGCAGCCGGTCGGCGCGGGCCCGCACCCGCAATCCGCGCAACCTGGATCGAACAGCATCAGGAACAACTCCCGGTCATCAACCACCATTTTCCGCCGATCCAACCGAGCGTCACCGCCCTGGGGGACGCGATGGAAGACGGCATCGTCTTGTGATTCCAGACCTCGACGGGGTCGCCGGACTCCGTCCAGACGCCGCCGGGGTTGGACCGATAGATTTGCGCCCGGCCGCTCGACGACGACGCGCCGAGACTCACCCCGCCGCCCTCGATGCGGACGCCAGGGCTTCCCACTGGGGGGCGGACGTATCGTCGTCCAGGGGATCGGGCGGCATGTCCGCCGCCGGGTCGAAATGCACCTTCGGATGGGCGTCGAAGCCGCTTTGATGGCAGACCATGCAGACGAACGGGGAGCCCGCGGGGATAGGCCCCTTGTGCGGACACTCGGACGTCGGAGTGAGGGGCCCGACCGGGAACAGCGGCGTCAACTTCGGCGTCAGGTCGACCGCGGGGCCGCGTCGCCCGCCTTGCGGCTCCGGGGCGTCGGCGAAGCCGATCCGGGTCCGGACGTAGCGGACGTTTACGCCGGCCTCGTCGGCGATTTCCGCGTCGCTCATGCCGTTCGCCCGGAGGGTCCGCCAGCCTTCGGCCTCGTCGGCGTCGACGGGGTCGGCGTCCAGGTCGCGGGCCGTCGCCGGGCCGTCGTGGAACTCCGCGGCCCCGGCCCGCTCGACGGCCGCCCGGACGAATCCGGCCGTGACGTGGAACCGCTTGGCGACCTCGACGGCGTTCCCGGTCTTCCGCCAGCGCTCGACGCACTTCGCCGCCACGGCTTCCGCCGTCCGGGCCTGGCGGGTCTCGATCGCGGCTAGGGCGGACGTCGGCATCGGTCGCGTCTCCGGGCCTACCTCGTGTCGATGTGGTGCGAGTCGCGGGCGGCTCTTACGTCAGCCTTTGGCCGCCCAGCGGGGCGACGTCGGGCGACGTCGGAGTCGGCTTTCCGACCGTCCGTTTCCGCCCGGCAGTAAGGCCGTCGCGACGACGCCCTCCGGGACCACGAAAATCGGCCTCGCCCGCCCCCCATGATGGTCCATGTATCGACTACCTTTTATTCGATGAAGGAAAGCCCCCCGGGGCCGTCTCGGGGCCCCGGGGGCGTGGCACGGGTCAGGACGTCGCCAGGTCTTTGAACAGGACGAACGATTCCGCGTGCCGGAACAGGACGCGGACGTCGAGGAAGGCCAGGACGCGGACGGCCCCGTCGTCCCGAAGACTCTTGGGGTCGATGTTGAGTTGCATGGTGGGGGAGAGGTTGACGACGACGTCGTTCCAGTTCCCGTACGCAAGGGCCGTCAGGCCGGTCCCCGAGCCCTTCGTGAGATTCGCCGGGACGCTCGTCGTCGATACAGCCTTCTTGCCCAAGATCCGATCGGCGTCCGACCAGAGCCACGCGCCCGACTCGCCCGCCGAACCGTCGGTCAGCCGCAACACGGCCTCCCCGTCGGGGCTCGTCAGCCAGCCCATCGCGGCCGTCGCCGACGCGTCGCCGTTGGCGTTGTGGACCGCCTTCATGGCGGCCACGAGAGCCGCCCGGGTCGCCGGGCCCCCGTTCGTCCCGAACGCCTGAATCGGCACGCCGTCCAGGTCCAGGAGTCCGATCGGCTCCAGGTCGCCGGCCCCCGCGATGACGGCTTTATCGATTTCGGCCGCGAACCCGGCCGCGATGTCCGCCACGAGGTAGTCGTGGAATTCGTCGTCGGTCGAGTTCCAAACCTTCCGCTCGACGAGCATCAACACCGCCAGCGTCTTCGTCGCGCCGCCCTCGTCGGCGACGATCACGGGGGAGGCTTGCGGGGCCGGGTCCCCGTCCGCGATCCATCCCACGGCAGTGGCCGACGTCTTCGTGGGGATGCTGGCCAGCATCTGCCCAGTCCCCTGAAGGCTCGCGAACCGAACGCCCAGCATGCCGGCGGCCGACTTGCTGCGGAGGACGGTCGTGAATTCGAGGGGCGACGAGGGCAAGGGGGTGGCCAGGACGGAACGCGTCGCCAGTTCCAGGCTCTGCGTCCGGGGGCCCATCGCGTCGAGCGGGACGAACACCCCGCCCCGGTAGCGCTCCTGGTTCATGTTCCGCTTCAAGGCTTCGTTGACGCGCCCTTCGAGGCCGCCGGGGGAACCCCGCTTACTGAGGCCGTCGACCACGGAGCGGGTCATGGTGGCGAGCGAGTAATTCGACCGGCTGTAGATGACGTGTTGATCCGTCTGGGGGTCTCGGAGG encodes:
- a CDS encoding phage major capsid protein, which translates into the protein MLNLRDPQTDQHVIYSRSNYSLATMTRSVVDGLSKRGSPGGLEGRVNEALKRNMNQERYRGGVFVPLDAMGPRTQSLELATRSVLATPLPSSPLEFTTVLRSKSAAGMLGVRFASLQGTGQMLASIPTKTSATAVGWIADGDPAPQASPVIVADEGGATKTLAVLMLVERKVWNSTDDEFHDYLVADIAAGFAAEIDKAVIAGAGDLEPIGLLDLDGVPIQAFGTNGGPATRAALVAAMKAVHNANGDASATAAMGWLTSPDGEAVLRLTDGSAGESGAWLWSDADRILGKKAVSTTSVPANLTKGSGTGLTALAYGNWNDVVVNLSPTMQLNIDPKSLRDDGAVRVLAFLDVRVLFRHAESFVLFKDLATS
- a CDS encoding YpsA SLOG family protein, which gives rise to MARLRKVVSGGQTGVDQAALRAARAAGIATGGWMPRRCLTEAGPRPDLADLYGLQATAAADYVERTRANVRDSDGTLWLGPGGSAGYRATLAAAEAHGRTWMVGTLGLTTVGHVVEWLDVHPIAVLNIAGNRESRCPGIGDRAERFLTALFRRLVAEGRTEARETG